AAATATTATGACAAAATTATTTCATTATTAGAAAAACCGTCATACATTTGCTTAACGGTGTTAAACAATTTAATACTCATTAAAAATGGCAAGTAAAGATCGAATTTTAAGACAAAAAGAAGAAACAAGAACTAACATTCTTGAGGCTGCTTATGCTATCGTTAAAGAAGAAGGATGGCAAGGTCTGAGCATGAGAAAAATTGCTGACAAAATTGAATATACGGCTCCTATTATTTATGAATACTTTTCAAATAAAGATGCCATATTAAATGAACTAACCGGAAAAGGTTTTCTTAAGCTGGCGAAAGAACTTCAGCAAGCTCGAGATAAATTTGAAAAACCCGAAGATCAATTAGAAGCCATGTGGATGGCTTATTGGGATTTTGCTTTTACAGATACCGAAATGTATCAGGTAATGTTTGGTGTGCAAATGAACTGTTGTTCTCAAAGATGTTCTGCTGCCGAAGCACCATATAAACTGTTTACTGCAGTTATTGGTGAAATAATGAAAAACAGTAATCCAAGCGAAGATATAATCAAACAAAAGTACTTTACTTTCTTCTCTGTTATTCATGGTTTAATTGCAATCAATATCATTAACAAAAGTGATATTATGGCAACTATAAATGCTCAAATCTTAAAAGATGCCATTAGTGGTATCATAAAATCAATACAATAAAAAAAATTTCATTTTTACTTAACAGTGATAAATGATTTAATTAAGTAATATAAAGTACTTTTGCACATACTACTTAACAACGTTAGATAATTTAATAGAGTAATATGGAGAGTTTTTTTCTCGTTTTACTTAACAGTGATAAATAATTTAATACCAATTACAGAATAGAATTGGAAGGCATCATCGTATGAATTTCTGTACCAATTCACTTAACAACGTTAGAAAATTTAATAGACTTAAATATGAATGCCGAAAATGTCAGAATACCACAAAATTTAAATAATAAGAATGTCCAACAAATTAAAACCAATATGAAAATGAAAAATGTAATTATAACCAGTTTTATTCTGGCACTTGTGTTAAGCAGTTGTGCAGATAAGTCGCAAGCTCCAGCAGCTCCAGCGCCACCATTATTACCTGTTTTAGCAATATCAAGCGAGAACACTACTACAGATGCTGAATATCCTGCTTCGATACAAGGAACTGTTGACGTAGAAATTCGCCCACAAGTAAGCGGAAACCTTGAAAGAGTTTTTGTAGACGAAGGGGCTTACGTAAATAAAGGTCAAACTTTATTCAAAATAAACGAACGTCCTTTCCGTGAGCAATTAAACAATGCTTTAGCAAATCTCCATGCTGCCGAAGCTGCTTTAATAAACGCAAACTTAGAAGTTGATAAATTAACTCCTTTAGTTCAAAACAAAGTAGTTTCTGATTATCAATTAAAAACTGCTAAAGCTTCTCAAAAAATTGCCGCTGCAAATATCGAACAAGCAAAAGCAATGGTAGGATCTGCCAAAATTAATTTAGGATATACAAACGTAACAGCCCCTGTTAGTGGTTACATTGGGAGATTACCTAAAAAACAAGGAAGTTTAGTTTCTGCAACAGATGTTGAACCTCTAACAAATTTATCTGATGTTCATGAAGTATTTGCTTACTTCTCTTTAGGAGAAACAGATTTCATCAACTTTAAAGCACAATATGCTGGAAGCAGCCTTGGCGATAAAATCAAAAAATTACCTCCTGTTACTTTAATATTAGCAGATAACAACGCATATCCTCAAACCGGAAAAATTGATATGGTTGACGGTCAATTTGACAAAACTACCGGAGCGATTACAATTAGAGCAACTTTCCCTAATGCTGGCGGAACTTTACGTTCAGGAAACACAGGAAGAATTCGCTTAGGTCTTCAACATGACGATGCTATTTTAGTTCCACAATCGGCTACGGTTGAAATGCAGGATAAAGTATTTGTTTTCACCGTAGGAAAAGAGAATAAAGTAAACAAAATGCCTATTACAGTTATTGGTAAAAGTGGTACAAACTACCTTATCAAAGACGGTGTAAAATCTGGTGATCAAATTGTTTTAAGCGGTATCGATAAACTTCAGGAAGGACAAGTAATTCAGCCTGAAAAAGCATCTACTGCAAAAGTTGCCCAAATAATTAATAAAAAATAATTTTTACGAAAATGTTCAAAATATTTATACAAAGACCTGTACTGGCAACCGTAATCTCCATTTTGTTGGTGATCCTGGGTGTACTTGGACTTACGAAATTGCCCTTACAACAGTTTCCTGATATTGCGCCGCCATCGGTTTTGGTAACAGCGGTTTATCCGGGAGCTAACGCAGAAACGGTTCTACGTTCTGTGGCACCATCTCTGGAAGAATCTATAAATGGTGTTGAGAACATGACTTATATGAGTTCTACAGCCAGTAATGACGGATCTCTTGCTATTACAGTTTTCTTTAAATTAGGAACTAACGCAGATCAGGCAGCGGTAAACGTACAAAACAGAGTTGCTCAGGCAACAAGTCAATTGCCTACAGAGGTTGTACAACAAGGTGTAACGACTGCAAAACAACAAAACAGTTTCATCATGGCGATTGGTATGTATACCGATGATGAGTCAAAATACGATCAGACTTTTGTTGCCAATTATGCTCAAATCAATATTATTCCAGAGATCAAACGTATTCCAGGAGTTGGTTCTGCAAGTATTTTTGGAGGTGTAAAAGATTACTCTATGCGTGTTTGGTTGAATCCAACACAAATGTCAACTTACAAAGTGACGCCAAACGAAATCATGAGCGCTATTCAGGATAAAAGTTTGGAAGCTGCTCCGGGTAAATTTGGAGAAAGAAGTAAAGAAGTTTTTGAATACGTTATTAAATACAAAGGAAAATTAACCAAACCAGAAGAATATGAAAATATTGCTATACGTTCTAATGCAGATGGTTCAGTACTTCGCTTAAAAGACGTTGCGAGAGTAGAACTTGGCGCTTATTCATACAACAGTTTAACCCGATTAAATGGGAAAAAAGGAGTTGTAATTGGTATTATTCAGTTAGCAGGTTCTAACTCAAATGATATTCAGGTTGCGATTAACAAATTGATGGTGAAAGCCTCAAAAGATTTCCCAAAAGGAATTAAACATAACATTTTCTATAGTACAAAAGTATCTCTGGATCAATCTATAGAACAAGTTGAACATACTTTAATCGAAGCATTTATATTAGTATTTATTGTAGTATTTATATTCCTGCAAGATTTTAGATCAACATTAATCCCGGCTATTGCTGTACCTGTAGCAATTTTAGGAACGTTCTTCTTCATGCAGTTATTCGGATTTTCGATCAACCTTCTTACGCTTTTCGCTTTAATTCTGGCGATTGGTATTGTGGTAGATGATGCGATTGTGGTCGTCGAAGCCGTGCATGCTAAAATGGAGCACAAACATTTGTCTCCAAAAGTAGCAACTCATGAAGCAATGCACGAAATAACGGGTGCTATTATCTCGATTACGCTGGTAATGGCTGCTGTATTCCTGCCGGTTGGTTTTATGGAAGGCTCAACAGGAGTTTTCTATCGTCAGTTTGCCTTTACGATGGCGATTGCAATTGTAATCTCAGCAGTAAACGCTTTAACTTTAAGTCCTGCACTTGCTGCTTTATTCTTAAAAGACAATCACGGAACAAATGGTGATGGATCTCATGAGAAAAAAGGATTTAAAGAGAAATTCTTTAACGGATTCAACAAAAGTTTTGATTCCCTAACCAACCGTTATGTTGGAGGTTTGAAATTCTTAATTCGTAACAAATGGGTTAGTTTAGGAGGTTTAGCTTTAATTACATTTGCAACTATTGTAATGGTTAAAACAACTCCAGCAGGATTTATTCCAACAGAAGATCAAGGATTTATTGCAATTGCAGTAAACACACCTTCAGGAACATCACTTGACGGAACTCAAAAAGTAATGACTCAGGCAGAAAATACTTTAAGAGGTTTAGACGCATCACGATTTGTAACAGCAATTTCAGGTTTCAACTTATTGACCAACTCTACAAGTCCATCTTCAGCAGTAGTTTTTGTATTGCTTAAACCAAATGAAGAGCGTGGAGAAATCAAAGACATCAACAAAATTATGGCTGATGTTCAAGGAAAATTAGGAGCAATTACTGGAGGAAGTTTCTTCGTATTTAGTTTCCCAACCGTTCCTGGATTTAGTAACGTAGAAGCTTTAGATTTAGTTCTGCAAGATAAAACTGGAGGAAAACTGGATAAGTTTAGTGGAATTTCTCAAACCTTCATCGGAGAATTGATGAAACGTCCTGAAATTGCAGTAGCATTTACCTCTTTCAAAGCCGATTATCCTCAATTACAATTGGATATCAATGACGAAAAAGCAAATCAATTAGGTGTGAATGTAAAAGATATTTTACAAACCATGCAAACCTATTTTGGTAGCGCGCAAGCCTCTGACTTTAACAGATTTGGTAAATATTACAGAGTTGTTGTTCAGGCCGATATTGCTGACAGAGCAGATCCGTCATCAATTGACAGAGTTTTTGTGAAAAACAAAACTGGCGAAATGGTGCCAATAAATACTTTAGTAAAACTAAGCCGTATTTATGGTTCAGAAACCGCTTCGAGATACAACTTGTTTAATTCGATTTCGATTAATGCAATCCCGAAACCTGGATTTAGTTCCGGAGACGCCATTAAAGCAATTGAAGAAGTTGCAGCACAACAATTACCTGCAGGTTATAGCTATGAATTCTCAGGACAAACCCGAGAAGAAATTGCATCAGGAGGTCAATCA
This genomic window from Flavobacterium sp. 9 contains:
- a CDS encoding TetR/AcrR family transcriptional regulator — encoded protein: MASKDRILRQKEETRTNILEAAYAIVKEEGWQGLSMRKIADKIEYTAPIIYEYFSNKDAILNELTGKGFLKLAKELQQARDKFEKPEDQLEAMWMAYWDFAFTDTEMYQVMFGVQMNCCSQRCSAAEAPYKLFTAVIGEIMKNSNPSEDIIKQKYFTFFSVIHGLIAINIINKSDIMATINAQILKDAISGIIKSIQ
- a CDS encoding efflux RND transporter periplasmic adaptor subunit, whose protein sequence is MNAENVRIPQNLNNKNVQQIKTNMKMKNVIITSFILALVLSSCADKSQAPAAPAPPLLPVLAISSENTTTDAEYPASIQGTVDVEIRPQVSGNLERVFVDEGAYVNKGQTLFKINERPFREQLNNALANLHAAEAALINANLEVDKLTPLVQNKVVSDYQLKTAKASQKIAAANIEQAKAMVGSAKINLGYTNVTAPVSGYIGRLPKKQGSLVSATDVEPLTNLSDVHEVFAYFSLGETDFINFKAQYAGSSLGDKIKKLPPVTLILADNNAYPQTGKIDMVDGQFDKTTGAITIRATFPNAGGTLRSGNTGRIRLGLQHDDAILVPQSATVEMQDKVFVFTVGKENKVNKMPITVIGKSGTNYLIKDGVKSGDQIVLSGIDKLQEGQVIQPEKASTAKVAQIINKK
- a CDS encoding efflux RND transporter permease subunit; translated protein: MFKIFIQRPVLATVISILLVILGVLGLTKLPLQQFPDIAPPSVLVTAVYPGANAETVLRSVAPSLEESINGVENMTYMSSTASNDGSLAITVFFKLGTNADQAAVNVQNRVAQATSQLPTEVVQQGVTTAKQQNSFIMAIGMYTDDESKYDQTFVANYAQINIIPEIKRIPGVGSASIFGGVKDYSMRVWLNPTQMSTYKVTPNEIMSAIQDKSLEAAPGKFGERSKEVFEYVIKYKGKLTKPEEYENIAIRSNADGSVLRLKDVARVELGAYSYNSLTRLNGKKGVVIGIIQLAGSNSNDIQVAINKLMVKASKDFPKGIKHNIFYSTKVSLDQSIEQVEHTLIEAFILVFIVVFIFLQDFRSTLIPAIAVPVAILGTFFFMQLFGFSINLLTLFALILAIGIVVDDAIVVVEAVHAKMEHKHLSPKVATHEAMHEITGAIISITLVMAAVFLPVGFMEGSTGVFYRQFAFTMAIAIVISAVNALTLSPALAALFLKDNHGTNGDGSHEKKGFKEKFFNGFNKSFDSLTNRYVGGLKFLIRNKWVSLGGLALITFATIVMVKTTPAGFIPTEDQGFIAIAVNTPSGTSLDGTQKVMTQAENTLRGLDASRFVTAISGFNLLTNSTSPSSAVVFVLLKPNEERGEIKDINKIMADVQGKLGAITGGSFFVFSFPTVPGFSNVEALDLVLQDKTGGKLDKFSGISQTFIGELMKRPEIAVAFTSFKADYPQLQLDINDEKANQLGVNVKDILQTMQTYFGSAQASDFNRFGKYYRVVVQADIADRADPSSIDRVFVKNKTGEMVPINTLVKLSRIYGSETASRYNLFNSISINAIPKPGFSSGDAIKAIEEVAAQQLPAGYSYEFSGQTREEIASGGQSATIFLLCLIFVYFLLAAQYESYILPLAVILSIPAGIFGVFVAIGLTGIENNIYVQVALVMLIGLLAKNAILIVEFAVQKRKSGQALVKASIDAAKLRLRPIIMTSLAFVVGLIPMMSATGPSAQGNHSISIGAAGGMVSGVILGLLIIPVLFIVFQYLQEKVSGKPVAVTHNEEK